The sequence AAGGTGTGATCTGCAGAGTGTACAAAAACAATTCCACTCTCTTTCGACTTCCGCTTATCACCCCTCGCATTCTCTCTCGAGCTTGGGAGCTCAAATGACACTTCGCTCGCTGCCATCACCAATCCGGACATGTACTCTCCGAATGTTTCTAGTGTCGCTggatagtttttgtttttgaaaacgGTCCAATCTAGTCGCATGGATCCATGAAGTTTCTCAACAAGTTCCTGCATAAAAGCCGGATTTGCTTGATGGTTATGCTGATTGGCTGCATTCATGTGGTCTACAAAGTTTTGCACAGAGAGGCCGAATTCGATTATCGTTTCCAATCGGTCGTGTCTCGGTGCTGGAACGTCCTGGATTTTGCTCATTAACGAGCGTATGATGAGCTCTGGTCTGCCATAGAGAGTACGCAGAGTCTGGATGACGTGCGGTACACTCGCTGGAAGAAGCAGACGGCTCCTTACCGATTCCAAGGCGTGACCCTTTAAGCATCTTTGCAGACGAACCAGATTCTCTGCATCTGAATAGCCGCACGTGGCTGATGACTGCTCGAAGTTGCTGAAGAAGATAGGCCATTCTTCCGGATTACCGTTGAAAAGAGGCAAATCTTTCCCAAGAACTTGCCGGGCTGCTATCTGTGTTTGTGTGAGCGTACGACTGAATGTCGCATCCGGGGATAACGCCGGCGGGTGCGGAACTGGTTGTTGTATTGGTTCTGCAATCGATGAATGGGGTTTACGTTGATTCACAGTGACAGTCGGTTTCGGGATTGATCGATAAACCGCCGAGTTTTCGAGAATTGGATCGAGAGGAGAGGCAGCTCTCTGCAAACCTTGTCGTTCATGTAATCCACCATCTTGTGCGTCTAACCAGCTTTCCACCTTTTGTTTGGAATCTACAAACGTACTCTTCCCTGATCCGCTTCTAATGCTCACTTCCGCAAGCTGTCGAATGATGTCTTGGCGTTTTTCTAATGAAGCTCTTCTGACTTGCTGTTGTTTCCTCTTCGCCTCGAGTTCCTCTTTGAATCTGCGTTCGCGGAGTTGGTTAGCCTCCTCTGCCAGCTTCCGTTTTTCATCCAATTGACGTTCTTCTGCTTCCATCTGTCGCCTTTTGACATCCTCTTGTTCAAGCAGTTCTTGTTCGGCTAGCTTCTGCTCTTCTTCGACAAGTTTCAGTTGCTCTTCTAACATAGCAGCACGCATACTGGATGTAACACTTCCAGTCGGTTCTTGGCCTTTTTTTTGCTTGCGGGTAGCGGGTTTGGAGCTTGCTTTCGAACCACCCTTAGAACTTTTCGACAGACGTTTGTCGGTGACAGGTACCTCCAACTTACCATTGGTAGACGTTCCTTGTTTGGCAGCACAAGATCTGCAAACGTACATGGTACTGGGTAGTTTTATGGTAATATCGACGCCGGCGCATCCGAAATGCTCCCACAGCTGACATATACAACACTGTACCATTTCATCTTCGGCCGAATCCGGCCTATCGCAGGACTGGCAGTTGCGTTCTAATGCGATTGCGACACGGGTTTCCATTCTTGCCATAAATACCGCAAATTTCTTAAAGATTGTGGGGTTAAGGGACACCAACTCTGGATAGCAATCTCCGTTTTTGTAGGATGTTAGCTTTAAGCTGTAATGTACGTTTATTAGTTCCATACAAATCACGACGATTTGATGTATGTATGAATACTCACAAATTTGGTGACCGTTAGTTACAAAGGCAAATAGGTTTCAACGTGGGTCTCTTAGAACGATCAATGAGTTCAACTGTCCTAGATGTATAACAATTCAATATTAGGTTTTCTGTATCGTATAAAGTAGGTAACTTACAATCTACACTGCTCTACGGCTACTAGAAATATCTTCTGTATCGTGTAGATGAATATAATGATATGTATATACTGATTAAGGAACTTTaaatttagatttagattttaGACTAGTAAACAAACTAATTCGCACTTGCTATATGACAAagcattttttcattttcacatCTTTCATTCCCTACGATGTCATCGCTGTCATGTCAACGGTTGTCACTCGTATCGGTTGGTACAGCGCTGTGACGATTAGAGCTGTGCAACGAGGGATCTCGTCTTCACAACTAGCATG comes from Armigeres subalbatus isolate Guangzhou_Male chromosome 2, GZ_Asu_2, whole genome shotgun sequence and encodes:
- the LOC134210153 gene encoding uncharacterized protein LOC134210153 gives rise to the protein METRVAIALERNCQSCDRPDSAEDEMVQCCICQLWEHFGCAGVDITIKLPSTMYVCRSCAAKQGTSTNGKLEVPVTDKRLSKSSKGGSKASSKPATRKQKKGQEPTGSVTSSMRAAMLEEQLKLVEEEQKLAEQELLEQEDVKRRQMEAEERQLDEKRKLAEEANQLRERRFKEELEAKRKQQQVRRASLEKRQDIIRQLAEVSIRSGSGKSTFVDSKQKVESWLDAQDGGLHERQGLQRAASPLDPILENSAVYRSIPKPTVTVNQRKPHSSIAEPIQQPVPHPPALSPDATFSRTLTQTQIAARQVLGKDLPLFNGNPEEWPIFFSNFEQSSATCGYSDAENLVRLQRCLKGHALESVRSRLLLPASVPHVIQTLRTLYGRPELIIRSLMSKIQDVPAPRHDRLETIIEFGLSVQNFVDHMNAANQHNHQANPAFMQELVEKLHGSMRLDWTVFKNKNYPATLETFGEYMSGLVMAASEVSFELPSSRENARGDKRKSKESGIVFVHSADHTFCTANSNSVKTAKPCVACGRTGHRLAECHQFKGATVDERWKLVQQYGLCRTCLNNHGMSASHVLLKHLKWPLFRIVPVVIYNGSRAQTTFAFIDEGSSYTLLEESVAKQLDVSGQVEPLTLQWTGNVKRKESSSQRVQVSISGKGCATRHKLIDARTVGSLVLPSQSLNYGELANRFPHLRGLPLEDYELVQPKLLIGLDNLRLCVPLKMREGGPTNQ